A genomic segment from Streptomyces sp. NBC_00459 encodes:
- a CDS encoding methylmalonyl-CoA mutase subunit beta → MTVLPNDGLSLAAEFPATTHEQWQRLVEGVLRKAGKEVSAATAEEALSTALEDGLTTRPLYTARDEAPEPGFPGFAPFVRGGRPEGNTVGGWDVRQRHAALVGDSVLADLENGVTSLWLTVGPDAIPVASLARALDGVYLDLAPVVLDAGQEVEPAARELLRLYEERGVAKEAARGNLGADPLGHEARTGEELAFAPVVGLARLCAEEYPGVRALTVDALPYHEAGGSAAQELGASLATGVAYLRELTEAGLTVEQACAQLEFRYAATADQFLTIAKLRAARRLWARVAEVSGAPTAGAQVQHAVTSPVMMSRRDPWVNMLRTTVATLAAGVGGADSVTVLPFDHALGLPDAFARRIARNTSTILVEESHLARVTDPAGGSWYVERLTDELAHAGWEFFQWIEGLGGPAAALRSGRLGEALATTWAARSAKLANRREPITGVSEFPNLAERLPEREPAPVPPSGGLPRVRRDEAYEALRARSDAHLAATGSRPRVYLATIGPAAAHSARTTFVSNLFQAGGIEPVTEGTFEESGATEACLCSSDTLYEEQAATVAAELKAAGASQVFLAGRPGQYTDVDAYVFAGCDAVAVLSATLDRMGAS, encoded by the coding sequence ATGACAGTCCTGCCCAACGACGGGCTCTCACTGGCCGCCGAGTTCCCTGCCACGACCCATGAACAGTGGCAGCGCCTGGTGGAAGGCGTCCTGCGCAAAGCGGGCAAGGAGGTCTCCGCCGCGACAGCCGAGGAGGCACTGTCCACCGCGCTCGAGGACGGACTCACCACCCGCCCCCTCTACACCGCGCGCGACGAGGCTCCCGAGCCCGGCTTCCCCGGCTTCGCCCCCTTCGTACGCGGCGGGCGACCCGAGGGAAACACCGTCGGGGGCTGGGACGTACGGCAGCGGCACGCGGCCCTCGTCGGCGACTCGGTGCTCGCGGACCTGGAGAACGGCGTCACCTCGCTCTGGCTGACCGTCGGCCCGGACGCGATCCCGGTGGCGTCGCTCGCCCGGGCCCTCGACGGCGTCTATCTCGACCTGGCGCCCGTCGTCCTCGACGCCGGACAGGAAGTCGAGCCCGCGGCACGGGAGTTGCTGCGGCTGTACGAGGAGCGGGGCGTCGCCAAGGAGGCGGCTCGCGGCAACCTCGGCGCCGACCCGCTGGGCCACGAGGCCCGCACGGGTGAGGAGTTGGCCTTCGCGCCGGTCGTCGGGCTCGCGCGGCTGTGCGCCGAGGAGTACCCGGGGGTGCGCGCGCTGACCGTGGACGCGCTGCCGTACCACGAGGCCGGCGGCTCGGCCGCGCAGGAGCTGGGCGCGTCCCTGGCGACCGGGGTGGCCTACCTGCGGGAGCTGACCGAGGCCGGGCTGACCGTCGAACAGGCCTGCGCACAGCTGGAGTTCCGTTACGCGGCCACCGCCGACCAGTTCCTGACGATCGCCAAGCTGCGCGCGGCCCGGCGGCTGTGGGCGCGGGTCGCCGAGGTGTCCGGGGCACCGACTGCCGGGGCGCAGGTGCAGCACGCCGTGACCTCGCCGGTGATGATGTCGCGCCGCGATCCATGGGTGAACATGCTGCGTACGACGGTCGCCACACTGGCCGCCGGTGTCGGCGGCGCCGACTCGGTCACCGTGCTGCCCTTCGACCACGCGCTGGGCCTGCCGGACGCGTTCGCGCGCCGGATCGCCCGCAACACCTCGACGATCCTGGTCGAGGAGTCGCATCTGGCGCGGGTGACCGACCCGGCGGGCGGCTCCTGGTACGTGGAGCGGCTCACCGACGAACTCGCCCACGCGGGCTGGGAGTTCTTCCAGTGGATCGAGGGCCTGGGAGGTCCCGCCGCCGCCCTTCGCTCGGGACGACTGGGCGAGGCGCTGGCCACCACCTGGGCGGCCCGCTCCGCCAAGCTGGCCAATCGACGCGAGCCCATCACCGGTGTCAGCGAGTTCCCGAACCTCGCCGAACGCCTCCCGGAGCGCGAGCCCGCGCCCGTTCCGCCGTCCGGAGGACTTCCCCGGGTGCGGCGCGACGAGGCGTACGAGGCACTGCGCGCCCGCTCCGACGCCCACCTCGCCGCCACCGGATCCCGGCCGCGTGTCTATCTGGCGACCATCGGCCCGGCCGCCGCGCACTCCGCGCGGACGACCTTCGTCTCGAACCTCTTCCAGGCGGGCGGCATCGAGCCCGTCACGGAGGGCACCTTCGAGGAGAGCGGCGCCACCGAGGCCTGTCTCTGCTCCAGTGACACGCTGTACGAGGAGCAGGCCGCGACCGTCGCCGCGGAGCTGAAGGCCGCCGGCGCCTCGCAGGTGTTCCTGGCCGGCCGTCCCGGGCAGTACACGGACGTCGACGCGTACGTCTTCGCCGGCTGCGACGCCGTCGCCGTGCTCTCCGCCACCCTCGACCGCATGGGAGCGTCCTGA
- a CDS encoding SMI1/KNR4 family protein — MEDLTGIDALRQLMPPPPGAGEKIDWQAAEERWGTRFPQDYMDFMSVYGIGGIEDSDEEAGEVAVLGPFSTGAYEFSSDDFEDETENARLTWEEEGADQDDLDLDPDHILAWGVTTHADILCWLTSDPDPDKWPVLLFARHGSVTCEVVPLGMVEFLRRLLVHERAPYSLEYTSAPRFVHWRKERGLPPLAQ, encoded by the coding sequence ATGGAAGACCTGACGGGGATCGACGCGTTGCGGCAGCTGATGCCGCCACCCCCGGGCGCGGGGGAGAAGATCGACTGGCAGGCGGCCGAAGAGCGGTGGGGCACCAGGTTTCCGCAGGACTACATGGACTTCATGTCCGTGTACGGCATCGGGGGGATCGAGGACTCGGACGAGGAGGCCGGCGAGGTCGCGGTCCTCGGGCCGTTCTCCACCGGGGCCTACGAGTTCTCCTCCGACGACTTCGAGGACGAGACGGAGAACGCCCGTCTGACCTGGGAGGAGGAAGGCGCGGATCAGGACGACCTGGACCTCGACCCGGACCACATCCTCGCCTGGGGCGTCACCACCCACGCCGACATCCTGTGCTGGCTGACCAGCGATCCGGACCCCGACAAGTGGCCTGTCCTGCTTTTCGCCCGTCATGGCTCGGTGACCTGCGAGGTGGTCCCTCTGGGCATGGTCGAGTTCCTGCGTCGGCTCCTCGTCCACGAACGTGCCCCGTACAGCCTGGAGTACACGTCCGCGCCGCGCTTCGTGCACTGGCGCAAGGAGCGGGGGCTTCCTCCACTGGCCCAATAA
- a CDS encoding DinB family protein yields the protein MDSRAHDKEATATRWTVATVYDDMWVDPDDDPRETDTEIVDERGTLLEGLRHYRLTVEMKCAGLDAEQMARRSVPPSTMSLLGLVRHLTEDERHFRRVMAGEDAPKLYRTDDDRDGDWNGAVADPAVVEDAWKQWRAETERTDRFIAGVDDLGTTNAGFSDFGADPGGEIQLRDLLAAHVNEYARHCGHADLLRECVDGRVGQ from the coding sequence ATGGATTCGCGCGCGCACGACAAGGAAGCAACGGCGACTCGCTGGACGGTCGCGACCGTCTACGACGACATGTGGGTCGACCCGGACGACGACCCGCGCGAGACCGACACCGAGATCGTCGACGAACGCGGCACGCTCCTCGAAGGCCTGCGCCACTACCGCCTCACCGTGGAGATGAAGTGCGCCGGTCTGGACGCCGAACAGATGGCCCGGCGCTCCGTACCGCCGTCCACGATGTCCCTGCTCGGGCTGGTGCGGCACCTGACCGAGGACGAACGGCACTTCCGCCGGGTGATGGCCGGTGAGGACGCGCCCAAGCTGTACCGCACCGACGACGACCGTGACGGCGACTGGAACGGCGCGGTCGCCGATCCGGCGGTCGTGGAGGACGCCTGGAAGCAGTGGCGGGCGGAGACGGAACGCACCGACCGTTTCATCGCGGGCGTCGACGACCTCGGCACCACGAACGCGGGCTTCTCCGACTTCGGCGCCGACCCCGGCGGGGAGATCCAGCTGCGCGATCTCCTGGCGGCGCACGTCAACGAGTACGCACGGCACTGCGGCCACGCCGACCTCCTGCGCGAGTGCGTCGACGGCCGAGTGGGCCAGTGA
- a CDS encoding VOC family protein, translated as MTTDGFTTCLWFDGQAEEAAHYYVSIFKNSSIGRVGYYNEAGPAPAGGVLAVDFVANGQKFVALNGGPQFKFSEAVSFQIFCADQQEVDHYWAKLTEGGGEGGPCGWLKDKYGLSWQVVPEGLIEMISDPDSEKAVRTTKAMYAMGKLDIAALKKAYAGE; from the coding sequence ATGACCACCGACGGATTCACCACGTGTCTCTGGTTCGACGGACAGGCCGAGGAAGCCGCCCACTACTACGTCTCGATCTTCAAGAACTCGTCCATCGGCAGGGTCGGCTACTACAACGAGGCCGGCCCCGCCCCCGCCGGCGGCGTGCTGGCCGTCGACTTCGTGGCCAACGGCCAGAAGTTCGTCGCCCTGAACGGCGGCCCGCAGTTCAAGTTCAGCGAGGCAGTCTCCTTCCAGATCTTCTGCGCAGACCAGCAGGAGGTCGACCACTACTGGGCGAAGCTCACCGAGGGCGGCGGCGAGGGCGGCCCCTGCGGGTGGCTCAAGGACAAGTACGGACTGTCCTGGCAGGTCGTCCCGGAGGGCCTGATCGAGATGATCAGCGACCCCGACTCGGAGAAGGCCGTCCGTACCACCAAGGCCATGTACGCGATGGGCAAGCTGGACATCGCCGCCCTGAAGAAGGCGTACGCGGGGGAGTAG
- a CDS encoding aminoglycoside phosphotransferase family protein, whose amino-acid sequence MCALKMHADEVEIDAPLVQHLIARQFPDWAGLPVERLESAGTENAMFRLGCDLVVRLPRHPGAVDSIEHEQRWLSLLGPRLPVAVPEPLGRGGADEGFPWPWSVYGWLDGRNPAVDALEAPETLAKELAGFIRALRGVDAANGPSHYRAVPLAARDTDTRAALARLTQEVDTEAVTTLWEKAMRVPEHAGPPVWAHADLSPGNVLVTEGRLSAVIDFGCTGVGDPAVDLIVAWNLLPAHVRDTFREAVGADDAEWARGRGWALSISLIQLPYYRETNPVLAANSRHVIREILAEHSGRRA is encoded by the coding sequence ATGTGTGCCCTGAAGATGCATGCGGACGAGGTGGAGATCGATGCCCCGCTCGTCCAGCACCTGATCGCCCGGCAGTTTCCCGACTGGGCGGGTCTGCCCGTGGAGCGGCTGGAGTCGGCCGGCACCGAGAACGCCATGTTCCGGCTCGGCTGTGATCTGGTGGTCCGGCTGCCGAGGCATCCCGGCGCGGTGGACAGCATCGAGCACGAACAGCGCTGGCTGTCCCTGCTGGGCCCGCGGCTGCCGGTCGCCGTACCCGAGCCGCTCGGCCGGGGCGGCGCCGACGAGGGGTTCCCATGGCCCTGGTCCGTGTACGGCTGGCTGGACGGCCGGAATCCGGCGGTCGACGCCCTCGAAGCTCCCGAGACGCTGGCCAAGGAACTGGCCGGTTTCATCCGCGCCCTGCGCGGTGTCGACGCCGCGAACGGCCCGTCCCACTATCGGGCCGTTCCGCTGGCGGCGCGGGACACGGACACACGCGCGGCCCTCGCCCGGCTGACGCAGGAGGTGGACACGGAAGCGGTGACCACCCTGTGGGAGAAGGCCATGCGAGTTCCTGAGCACGCGGGACCGCCGGTCTGGGCGCACGCGGACCTCTCCCCGGGCAATGTGCTGGTCACCGAGGGGCGGCTGAGTGCCGTGATCGACTTCGGCTGTACCGGGGTCGGCGATCCGGCCGTCGATCTGATCGTGGCCTGGAACCTCCTGCCCGCCCACGTCCGCGACACCTTCCGGGAGGCCGTCGGCGCCGACGACGCAGAGTGGGCGCGCGGACGTGGCTGGGCGCTGTCGATCTCGCTGATCCAGCTGCCGTACTACCGGGAGACGAATCCGGTGCTCGCTGCGAACTCCCGGCATGTGATCAGGGAGATCCTTGCCGAGCACAGCGGCCGGCGGGCCTGA
- a CDS encoding DUF3105 domain-containing protein has product MGTSNAKAKTAARRAHMEELRKAEQARERRMRLLTLGATAVILVALAGGGWLLVDSAQDKEEAKAAPISGVKSWSKLTQNHVAKAVTYKMSPPVGGDHNQVWVNCDRQVYTKVVPNENAVHALEHGAVWITYNDKAAKADVETLSEKVTNTSYTFMSPYEDQSSPIVLSAWEHQLKVDKASDPRVAKFLDKYVQGAQTPEPGAACTNGMTP; this is encoded by the coding sequence ATGGGTACATCCAACGCCAAGGCGAAGACCGCGGCCCGCCGCGCCCACATGGAAGAGCTGCGCAAGGCCGAGCAGGCCCGTGAGCGCCGTATGCGTCTGCTCACGCTCGGCGCGACCGCCGTCATACTCGTCGCTCTGGCCGGGGGCGGCTGGCTCCTAGTCGACTCGGCCCAGGACAAGGAAGAGGCGAAGGCGGCGCCGATCTCGGGCGTGAAGAGCTGGTCCAAGCTCACCCAGAACCACGTCGCCAAGGCCGTCACCTACAAGATGAGCCCGCCCGTCGGCGGTGACCACAACCAGGTGTGGGTGAACTGCGACCGGCAGGTCTACACCAAGGTGGTCCCCAACGAGAACGCGGTGCACGCCCTCGAACACGGTGCCGTCTGGATCACCTACAACGACAAGGCGGCCAAGGCGGACGTCGAGACGCTCTCCGAGAAGGTGACCAACACGTCGTACACCTTCATGAGTCCGTACGAGGACCAGTCGTCGCCGATCGTGCTGAGCGCCTGGGAGCACCAGCTCAAGGTGGACAAGGCGTCGGACCCACGGGTCGCCAAGTTCCTCGACAAGTACGTCCAGGGCGCTCAGACGCCCGAGCCCGGTGCCGCGTGCACCAACGGGATGACGCCGTGA
- a CDS encoding VOC family protein, whose product MAVQREGTPCWADAMFSDVEGAKSFYGEVLGWTFGESSSEYGNYTQAYADGKAVAAVVPPMPGQEGQSAWCLYLASPDAAATATKIRDNGGELLMEPMQVGEFGTMCLARDPSGVAFGVWQGGTHEGFEAGPDKPGAYCWAEVFTRETEKSDTFFQTVFGYSAKQMQDDAMDFRMYNLGDDTVLGRMRMTDDFPPEMPPYINVYFTVGNCDDAVATATKLGAVLRFGPMDSPFGRFAAMSDPQGANFSVIDVTTTAGEMPKSVDVG is encoded by the coding sequence ATGGCCGTGCAACGTGAGGGAACCCCCTGTTGGGCCGACGCGATGTTCAGTGACGTCGAGGGAGCCAAGAGCTTCTACGGGGAGGTGCTGGGCTGGACCTTCGGTGAGTCGTCGTCGGAGTACGGCAACTACACACAGGCGTACGCCGACGGCAAGGCGGTCGCCGCCGTCGTCCCGCCGATGCCCGGGCAGGAGGGACAGTCGGCATGGTGTCTGTACCTCGCCTCGCCGGACGCCGCCGCGACCGCCACGAAGATCCGTGACAACGGCGGCGAACTGCTGATGGAGCCGATGCAGGTGGGCGAGTTCGGCACCATGTGTCTGGCCCGCGACCCCAGCGGCGTCGCCTTCGGCGTCTGGCAGGGCGGCACCCACGAAGGCTTCGAAGCGGGACCGGACAAGCCCGGCGCCTACTGCTGGGCCGAGGTCTTCACGCGCGAGACCGAGAAGTCGGACACCTTCTTCCAGACCGTCTTCGGCTACTCGGCCAAGCAGATGCAGGACGACGCCATGGACTTCCGGATGTACAACCTGGGCGACGACACCGTCCTCGGCCGGATGCGGATGACGGACGACTTCCCGCCCGAGATGCCGCCGTACATCAACGTGTACTTCACCGTCGGCAACTGCGACGACGCCGTCGCCACGGCCACCAAGCTCGGCGCGGTGCTGCGCTTCGGGCCGATGGACAGCCCGTTCGGCCGGTTCGCCGCGATGAGCGATCCGCAGGGCGCCAACTTCTCCGTCATCGACGTCACGACGACGGCGGGCGAGATGCCCAAGTCGGTGGACGTGGGCTGA
- a CDS encoding ribonuclease H family protein — MIERMRERVVAACDGASKGNPGPAGWAWVVADGSESPTRWEAGPLGRATNNVAELTALERLLTAVASDVPLEIRMDSQYAMKAVTTWLPGWKRKGWKTAAGKPVANQELVVRIDELLDGRSVEFRYVPAHQVDGDKLNDFADRAASQAAIVQEPAGSDLGSPEPPASPDTPRSSGPKAAGTKTSGTKTSRPRSGNSNRTLKAKFPGRCLCGRAYAAGETIAKNAQGWGHPECRTADA; from the coding sequence ATGATCGAGCGCATGCGTGAACGTGTGGTGGCCGCGTGCGACGGGGCTTCGAAGGGAAATCCGGGACCTGCGGGCTGGGCCTGGGTGGTGGCCGACGGCTCGGAGAGCCCCACTCGCTGGGAGGCCGGGCCGCTCGGCCGGGCCACCAACAACGTAGCCGAACTCACCGCACTGGAACGGCTGTTGACGGCCGTGGCGTCGGACGTACCGCTGGAGATCCGGATGGACTCCCAGTACGCGATGAAGGCCGTCACGACCTGGCTGCCCGGCTGGAAGCGCAAGGGCTGGAAGACCGCCGCCGGCAAGCCGGTCGCCAACCAGGAACTCGTCGTCCGTATCGACGAACTGCTCGACGGCCGCTCGGTCGAGTTCCGCTATGTGCCCGCCCACCAGGTGGACGGCGACAAACTCAACGACTTCGCCGACCGCGCCGCCAGCCAGGCCGCGATCGTGCAGGAGCCGGCCGGCAGCGACCTCGGCTCCCCGGAACCCCCGGCCTCACCCGACACCCCTCGCTCCTCGGGCCCGAAGGCGGCCGGCACGAAGACGTCCGGCACGAAGACGTCCCGGCCGCGCAGTGGCAACTCCAACCGCACCCTCAAGGCGAAGTTCCCCGGCCGCTGCCTCTGCGGACGGGCCTACGCGGCCGGCGAGACCATCGCCAAGAACGCGCAGGGCTGGGGTCACCCGGAGTGCCGTACAGCCGACGCCTGA
- a CDS encoding FAD-dependent monooxygenase, whose product MKVACVGGGPAGLYLSILLKLQDPSHDITVYERDPAGSTYGWGVTYWRGLLDKLHEHDPGSARAVEDASVSWNHGVAHVGDSATRHPGDEGFGIGRHKLLDILADRAGQLGVRLEFEHGITDAAELADADLVVAADGVNSALREQHTEHFGADLRAGRNRYIWLGTTKVFDAFTFGFKETEHGWIWCYGYGYSQDHSTCVVECAPETWSGLGLDRANEADGLALLEKLFGDLLDGHPLIGRSAADGAAQWLNFRTLTNRAWHHGNLVLLGDAAHTTHYSIGAGTTLALEDALALADALRTHPGLPAALTAYETRRKSELLSIQSAARYSAQWYENLPRYIRLPPARMFALLGQRHSPLLPYVPPQLYYGIDRAAGSLEALRRLKRWLGPKLARTAQTRALASRTGGEAESSGN is encoded by the coding sequence GTGAAGGTCGCCTGTGTCGGAGGCGGGCCCGCCGGCCTGTATCTCTCGATCCTGCTGAAGCTGCAGGATCCGTCCCACGACATCACCGTGTACGAGCGTGACCCGGCGGGCTCGACCTACGGCTGGGGCGTCACCTACTGGCGCGGACTGCTCGACAAGCTCCACGAGCACGACCCCGGGTCCGCCCGCGCCGTCGAGGACGCCTCGGTGTCCTGGAACCACGGAGTCGCCCACGTGGGCGACAGCGCGACCCGGCACCCGGGCGACGAGGGCTTCGGCATCGGCCGCCACAAGCTCCTCGACATCCTCGCCGACCGGGCCGGGCAACTGGGCGTACGGCTGGAGTTCGAGCACGGGATCACCGACGCCGCCGAACTGGCCGACGCCGACCTCGTCGTGGCCGCCGACGGCGTCAACAGCGCGTTGCGCGAACAGCACACCGAACACTTCGGCGCCGACCTGCGGGCCGGCCGCAACCGGTACATCTGGCTCGGCACCACCAAGGTCTTCGACGCCTTCACCTTCGGCTTCAAGGAGACCGAGCACGGCTGGATCTGGTGCTACGGCTACGGCTACAGCCAGGACCACAGCACCTGTGTCGTCGAGTGCGCCCCCGAGACCTGGAGCGGCCTCGGCCTCGACCGGGCGAACGAGGCCGACGGTCTGGCCCTGCTGGAGAAGCTCTTCGGCGACCTGCTGGACGGCCACCCGCTGATCGGCCGCTCGGCCGCCGACGGCGCCGCCCAGTGGCTGAACTTCCGCACGCTCACCAACCGCGCCTGGCACCACGGCAACCTCGTCCTGCTCGGCGACGCCGCCCACACCACGCACTACTCCATCGGCGCCGGCACCACCCTCGCCCTGGAGGACGCCCTCGCCCTGGCCGACGCACTCCGCACGCACCCCGGACTCCCGGCGGCCCTCACCGCCTACGAAACGCGGCGCAAGTCGGAACTGCTCTCCATCCAGAGCGCGGCCCGCTACAGCGCCCAGTGGTACGAGAACCTGCCGCGCTACATCCGGCTGCCCCCGGCCCGGATGTTCGCGCTGCTCGGCCAGCGCCACTCGCCCCTGCTGCCCTATGTGCCGCCCCAGCTGTACTACGGCATCGACCGGGCGGCCGGGAGCCTCGAAGCGCTGCGCCGGCTCAAGCGATGGCTGGGCCCGAAGCTCGCCCGGACCGCGCAGACCCGCGCGCTGGCCTCCCGTACCGGGGGAGAGGCCGAGAGCTCCGGCAATTAA
- a CDS encoding MFS transporter, whose protein sequence is MDQPVPMTAPHKTSAPRPLRERMTVPALAFGGMLMAVMQTVVVPLLPDLPRLTGASPGAVSWMVTATLLSGAVLTPVLGRAGDMYGKRRVLIAALGLMVVGSVMCALSSDIGVLITARALQGAASAVIPLSISILRDELPPERTGSAVALMSATVGIGAALGLPLAALIVQYADWHVMFWATAGLGAVGVTAVWWAVRESPVREPGRFDVLGALGLAVGLVCLLLGIVEGGEWGWGSPRVLGLFLGAVGVLGLWWWQQLHTRQPLVDLRLVSRPRVGLSHVAALLTGFAFYSNSLVTAQLVQAPGATGYGLGLSIVETGLVLLPGGIVMLVFSPVSARVSAAYGPRVTLAVGTAVIALGYVVRIADSRDLWMIIVGAAVVGMGTTFAYSALPMLILGAVPPGQTASANGVNVLMRTVGQAMCSAAVVAVLVRHTSPVDGVPVPTLHGYLLAFGMAGVVALLACTAALTISRDPATGSTRRARGRTPGARDEAMEGA, encoded by the coding sequence ATGGACCAGCCCGTCCCGATGACCGCCCCACACAAGACGTCCGCCCCGCGCCCCCTGCGCGAGCGGATGACCGTGCCGGCGCTGGCCTTCGGCGGGATGCTGATGGCCGTCATGCAGACCGTGGTCGTCCCGTTGCTGCCCGACCTGCCCCGGCTGACCGGCGCCTCACCCGGCGCGGTCTCCTGGATGGTGACCGCGACCCTGCTGTCCGGCGCCGTTCTCACACCGGTGCTGGGCCGCGCCGGTGACATGTACGGCAAGCGGCGGGTACTGATCGCGGCCCTCGGGCTGATGGTCGTCGGCTCGGTCATGTGTGCTCTGTCCTCCGACATCGGCGTGCTCATCACGGCGCGCGCTCTGCAGGGCGCCGCGTCCGCCGTCATCCCCCTCTCGATCAGTATCCTGCGTGACGAACTGCCGCCCGAGCGCACGGGAAGCGCGGTCGCGCTGATGAGCGCCACCGTCGGGATCGGCGCCGCCCTGGGGCTGCCGCTCGCCGCGCTGATCGTCCAGTACGCGGACTGGCACGTCATGTTCTGGGCGACCGCCGGCCTCGGTGCGGTGGGCGTGACGGCGGTCTGGTGGGCGGTGCGCGAGTCACCCGTCCGGGAACCGGGGCGCTTCGACGTGCTGGGCGCGCTGGGACTGGCCGTCGGACTGGTGTGTCTGCTCCTCGGCATCGTCGAGGGCGGCGAGTGGGGGTGGGGCAGTCCGCGCGTCCTGGGACTGTTCCTCGGCGCGGTCGGTGTGCTCGGCCTGTGGTGGTGGCAGCAGTTGCACACCCGACAGCCCCTGGTGGACCTGCGGCTGGTGTCCCGGCCCAGGGTCGGCCTGTCCCATGTCGCCGCCCTGCTGACCGGGTTCGCCTTCTACTCCAACTCCCTGGTGACGGCCCAGCTGGTGCAGGCGCCCGGGGCGACCGGGTACGGGCTCGGCCTGTCCATCGTTGAGACGGGCCTCGTCCTGCTGCCCGGCGGCATCGTCATGCTGGTGTTCTCGCCCGTCTCGGCCCGCGTCTCGGCGGCGTACGGGCCGCGTGTCACCCTGGCCGTCGGCACGGCGGTCATCGCGCTCGGCTATGTGGTGCGCATCGCGGACAGCCGTGACCTGTGGATGATCATCGTGGGCGCCGCGGTCGTCGGTATGGGCACCACCTTCGCGTACTCGGCGCTGCCCATGCTGATCCTGGGGGCCGTACCGCCCGGCCAGACCGCCTCGGCCAACGGCGTCAACGTCCTGATGCGCACGGTCGGCCAGGCCATGTGCAGCGCCGCTGTCGTCGCCGTGCTGGTACGCCACACCAGTCCGGTCGACGGCGTCCCGGTGCCCACCCTGCACGGCTATCTGCTGGCCTTCGGGATGGCGGGCGTCGTCGCCCTGCTGGCCTGCACGGCGGCCCTGACCATCTCCCGCGACCCTGCCACCGGCTCCACCAGGCGCGCGCGTGGCCGCACGCCGGGGGCACGGGACGAGGCGATGGAGGGAGCATGA
- a CDS encoding TetR/AcrR family transcriptional regulator, with protein MSAVHTPPPTHPDTEPTPATTPRRDAEQTRAAILRAARHLLARHAQADITLKAVAERAGVSPPLILKYFGNKDALFARVMSFDQDADALLDAPLDGLGRHMVRHLLTGQTERGADPVLRIVFAPFQGDRGDIMRANFRTQVSDRLAGRLPGPDPGLRAELAVATLLGLGVMYGIARGTHLREATIDDIVDRYAPTVQALLTP; from the coding sequence ATGAGCGCCGTGCACACACCACCACCGACCCACCCCGACACCGAGCCGACCCCCGCCACGACCCCGCGTCGGGACGCCGAACAGACCAGGGCCGCCATCCTGCGCGCCGCACGGCATCTCCTCGCCCGCCACGCCCAGGCGGACATCACACTCAAGGCGGTCGCCGAACGTGCCGGTGTCAGCCCGCCGTTGATCCTCAAGTACTTCGGCAACAAGGACGCCCTCTTCGCCCGCGTCATGTCCTTCGACCAGGACGCCGACGCCCTCCTCGACGCACCCCTGGACGGCCTCGGCCGCCACATGGTCCGGCATCTCCTCACCGGTCAGACCGAGCGAGGAGCCGACCCCGTCCTGCGGATCGTGTTCGCTCCCTTCCAGGGCGACCGGGGCGACATCATGCGCGCCAACTTCCGTACCCAGGTGAGCGACCGCCTCGCCGGCCGTCTGCCGGGACCCGACCCGGGCCTGCGCGCCGAACTGGCCGTCGCCACCCTGCTCGGCCTCGGCGTCATGTACGGCATCGCCCGCGGCACGCATCTGCGGGAGGCGACGATCGACGACATCGTCGACCGGTACGCCCCCACGGTGCAGGCGCTGTTGACCCCTTGA